The Rhodohalobacter sp. SW132 DNA segment TTACTTGTTTAGAATTTTTTACTATATTTTTCGAATGAGTCTACTCTACAACTTCCCATTTGAAGCAAATGAGATCTACCATGTTTACAACAAAGCCGTAGGAAAGGAAAAACTCTTTTACGGTGAAGACAACTATAGATTTTTTCTTCAAAAATTTAGTCAATATTTATCTGACTCTGCTCACGTCTACACATACTGCTTGATACCCAATCATTTCCACTTTTTGATTCGGGTTGCTCCAACCTCGTCGCCAAATTTAATTTCAGAAAAATTCAGAAGATTTCTGATTTCCTATTCAAAATCCATAAATAAACAGCAAGAAAGAAGTGGTTCACTTTTCAATAAACACTTAAAGCGGGTGAAGATTGACCATATGGAGCAGTTAATTTGGATCGTTTATTATATTCATAGAAATCCATTGCACCACGGAATCACAAAAGATTTTAAAACATATAAATGGAGCTCTTTCAAAGCATTAGTATCTAACAAATACACTGAACTCAAAAGACAGGAACTCTACGAGTGGTTTGATGGGAAAAAGCATTTCTTACAATTTCATGAGGAAAATCAAGTGCTTGATTTGGAGCGTTTCAGTCATCTATTCCTTGAATAATATAAATCCCCAGACATGGTATTTCTGTTCGACCCTCCCCGTTCTTGGCGATAGAACATCAAGTACCTGCCAGCCTATGCAGGGTTCCGAGCCTTGAGAAATACCATGCCTCCTCCACGCCCGGTTCCTTGCCCTCAGACATGGTATTTCTGTT contains these protein-coding regions:
- a CDS encoding transposase, with product MSLLYNFPFEANEIYHVYNKAVGKEKLFYGEDNYRFFLQKFSQYLSDSAHVYTYCLIPNHFHFLIRVAPTSSPNLISEKFRRFLISYSKSINKQQERSGSLFNKHLKRVKIDHMEQLIWIVYYIHRNPLHHGITKDFKTYKWSSFKALVSNKYTELKRQELYEWFDGKKHFLQFHEENQVLDLERFSHLFLE